The Candidatus Vicinibacter proximus sequence CCTTACTGGATTTATCTTTTTCATACAACAAGGTATCTACAATGGAATTCGATGTGTTTAATCTGGTAATGTATAAGGAAGTCTTAGACATATTTAATGTAGAAGGAGTGGTCAGATGCAAACCAAAATTTAAACTTCTGGCCTTAATGGATTTGTCTTTATCAATTTGCTTTTGATTCAGATTCCTGGTATAAATCACACCAAAGTCACCAGTAAATCCTGAAGCATGGTACTGATCATCCAAAAAATTATTGGCAACTCCGGTAAAATCATTAAAGGTGAGGGATTGATAATATTTCACATTTCCAAAAATATAACCTGCCGCTAATCCAAATCCCCAATTTTTATATCGATATCCGAATCCTACCGAAAAACGGCTTAAGCCTCCATAACTATCCAGGATTCTGGTGGTGGATCCTATGTCATTTGCACTGTCCTGAACCACGTAATGATAACCTGTAGTTGAAAATGGACTGAGGTCTAAACTAACTCCATAATTATGCTTATACTGCTTGCGTTCTAAAACCTCATTAATGGTATTTCTTAAAGGAACGCCTATGTGTATGTAGCTGATGTTTCCGGACCAATCGTCAGCCAAATTATCTTGTTTGTCCGTAATCTCCTTGTACTTTGCATGAAATCCAATCTCTGCATCCGTTAGCTTTAGAAATCCCAATGATGCAGGATTATTTGGATTAAACTCCTCTGTATTATAGTAGGCAACTCCCGCACCCCCACAATGTAAGGATAGAGGTGCCCGGTTTTTATTCAATTCACCGAAACCATAACGGGACAATGGCGAAAATTCAATATTCTGACCAAAGACTTCGGTGAATAATAGAACGATTATTAGTAGACTAAAAAGTTTTTTCATTAGCAATTAAAATTTGATTGAGACCGTGCAAGACAAGGTAGGGCTCTTCTATTATTTCCATTTTGGAATGACGAATCAGCTGTGGTGCGTCGCCACCTGTCATAACGCATTTTAAAAAACTGTATTTTGAATGAAGCTCAGTAAAATATCCCCGTATTTCGTGTAATATTCCCTTTAAGACACCAAGTCTGAGGGCTGATGTGGTATCGTTGCCTAAAATTTGATCTCCTACTTCTGCAAATTCCACCAAAGGCAGCCTCCCGGTAAATTCATGCATTGCCTTCCACCTCATCTTCATCCCCGGAGCAATATTACCTCCAAGAAAAGTTCCATTGGCTTCCAACAGATCGATTGTAATGCAACTTCCAGCATTCACCACCAGGATGTTGTTCTCAGGATGCAAGAAATATGCTCCACATAGTGCAGCAATACGATCCTGCCCTAAAGTTTCAGGGGACAGGTAGGACAAATTAATGGGTAATTTACTCAAACCATCAAACCTAACAGGTTGTATTACAGATTGGATTTTTAAAAGAAATGGGTCCGTATTTTTTCTGACGGAGGCCAGAATTGATTTATCGAATTTGATTTCAGTTATCCAATCAAAAAAAAGCACCTCTTCACCGATATCAAAAACTCTAAATTCTTCCAGGTTTTTGCCTTGAAATATACCACACTTCACTCTGGAATTACCGATGTCTATAGCGAGGGTCAAGATAAATTATTTAATGCTTAAATTGTCTGGTTCCACTGAGAACCATCGCTATACCCAATTCATCGGCACGGTCAATACTTTTTTGATCGTTTACGGACCCGCCCGGTTGGACTATTGCCTTTATCCCGGCGGCTGCAGCAAGTTCTACACAATCAGGGAACGGAAAAAAAGCTTCTGACGCCATCACTGCTCCTTCTGTTTCAAAACCCATTCTTTTCGCTTTCTCGATTGCTTGAACGGTAGCATCTACTCTTGAGGTCTGACCACAACCCATTCCGATTAATTGAGCAGATTTCACCAGGCTTATCGCATTTGATTTTAAATGCTTGGTACATCGTGCAGCAAAATTAAATCATCCATCTGGGTTGCAGAAGGGATGAGTTTGGTCACAGGCTTCAAATCAGAAATAACGAGTGTACGTGTATCTCTTTCCTGATAGAGTTTTC is a genomic window containing:
- a CDS encoding type III pantothenate kinase, which gives rise to MTLAIDIGNSRVKCGIFQGKNLEEFRVFDIGEEVLFFDWITEIKFDKSILASVRKNTDPFLLKIQSVIQPVRFDGLSKLPINLSYLSPETLGQDRIAALCGAYFLHPENNILVVNAGSCITIDLLEANGTFLGGNIAPGMKMRWKAMHEFTGRLPLVEFAEVGDQILGNDTTSALRLGVLKGILHEIRGYFTELHSKYSFLKCVMTGGDAPQLIRHSKMEIIEEPYLVLHGLNQILIANEKTF